In the genome of Devosia rhizoryzae, the window CAGCGGCTCGTCGAACAAGAACGCCTTGGGATTGCGGATGATGGCACGGCCCATGGCGACGCGCTGCCGTTGCCCGCCCGAAAGCTGGCGCGGATAGCGGCCGAGCAGATGCGTCAGCCCCGTGGTTGCCGCGACCTCCGCCGCCTTCTGCTTGGCTTCCGCCTTGCCGACGCCGTGGAGGCGCAGCGAGTAGGTGAGGTTTTCCTCGACAGTCATGTGCGGGTAAAGCGCATAGCTCTGGAATACCATGGCGATGTCACGGTGGCGTGGCGGCACGCCGGTCATCTCCTTGCCGGCAATGCTCATGCGGCCAGAAGAAATGGTCTCAAGCCCGGCAATGGAGCGCAGCAGCGTGGACTTGCCGCAGCCCGAGGGCCCGACCAGGGCGACGAAGCTCCCCTTGGGAATCGTCAGCGAAATGTTCTTGAGGGCGTAGAAGCTGCCGTAATGCTTGTCGATGCGGTCAAGCTCGATCTGGGCGGTCATTTGAGGGCTCCCGAGGTGAGGCCGGAAACGATGCGGCGCTGCAGGATGACAAAGGCGACAAGGATCGGCGTCACATAGATCGCTGAATAGGCCATGATGGCGTTCCAGTCGGTGGAATTGGGCCCGAGGAACCCCGAAAGTCCGACGCTGGCGGGCTGTTGCGAAGGGTTCTGGATGATCGACTTGGAATAGATGTATTCGCCGAAGGCGCTCATGAAGGTGAGGATGGCGCAGACGAGAATGCCGTTGCGCGCCAGCGGCAAGACGATGTTGAAGAAGGCCCCGACGCGGGAATTGCCATCCACCAGCGCCGCTTCCTCCAGCTCGCGCGGCACGCTCATAAAGGTGGCGCGCACCAGGACGACGAAGAAGGGCATGGCCTTGGCGGCGGCCGCCAGCACCACTGCAGTGCGAGGAAAGTTGAGCAGGCCAATCTGGTTGAAGCCGACAAAGAGCGGCGTGATCATCACGGAGGCCGGCAGCACCTGCAGCATCAGGATGGCGAAGAGGCCAACGTCGATCCAGGGATTGCGATAGCGGGCGAGCACATAGGCGCAGCCGGTGCCGAGCACGACGGTGATGAGCGTCACGCCGCCTGCAATCAGCACCGAGTTCCAGAGATAAGTCGGCATGGTGCGCCGGGTCCACACATCGGCGAAGACGCCAAGGTTCGGGTTTACCGGCCAGAAGGTGGGCGGATTGGCGAAGATTTCCGAGCCCGATTTGATGGAGGTGACATACATCCAGTAAAGCGGGAAGAGGTAGATCGCGGCCAGTGCCAGCGCCACGACCAGCAACAGCCAGGGGGTGTAAGTCCTTGTCATCCGCGCACCTCGTGGCGGGTTGAGCGCACATAGATGACCGAGGCGAAAAGAACGAGCAGGAACATCATCACCGAGACGGTTGCGCCCTTGGCGAAGTCATAAAGCTGGAAGCTCAGCTGCCAGGACCAGTAGCCGGCCACGTTCGAGGTGTTTGCCGGACCGCCCTCGGTGAGCGCGGGAAAAAGATCGAACTGCTGCAGCGTGCCGATTAGCCCCAAGGACAGCACTGCGCCGATGGTGGAGCGCATCATGGGCAGGGTGATGGTCCAGAAGCGCTGGAAGGCATTGGCGCCATCGAGCTCTGCGGCTTCATAAAGATCGCGCGGAATGGCGGCGAGACCGACCGAAAGCAGCAGCATGTTGAAGGCAAGACCCAGCCAGATATTGGCGATGATCACGGCCCAGATGGAAAAATTGGGGTCGGACTTCCAGAAGACATTGGAGCCGATGATGCCGAAACTGCGCAGGATGACGTTGAGCACGCCATAGTCGCCGGCAAGGATCAGGCTCCAGATGCCGCCGACCACGAGGCCCGGCATGACCCAGGAAACGAGGAAAAGGCCGCGAATGGTCGAGGCGCCGGGAAAGTTCTGCGCGAAGAAAAGGGCCAGAGCAAAACCCAGCACGAATTGGCCGGTCATCGAGCCGAAAACAAAGATCAGCGTATTGCGGGTGACGAGCCAGAATTCAGGCTGCTGCACAACGGCAACATAGTTGTCAAAACCTACAGCGGGGCGGAACAGCGAGCCCAGGGTGAACATGTCCACCTGCTGGAAACTCATCAAGACGTTGTAGACCAGCGGCGCGCCGGCAAGCGCCAGAAGAAAGAGCAGAGCTGCGCCGACCAGGATGATATCGAAACCGATACCGTCCCTGAGCCCGCTGAAATATCGCGACACCGAAAGCCTCCGTGACCTTGCCTGAGAAAAATGCCGGCCAGAGCGAACTCCGGCCGGCCCAGTCAGGGAGGACTACTGCTTGAAGATGGTGTCGATGGTGGTCTGCGCCTGGTTGAGCGCGTCCATGGCCGGCATCTGGCCGGTCAGGGCCTGCTGTTCGGCGTCATAGATGGCCTTGGAGATTTTCTGCCATTCCGGGTGCGGGCCGCGCGGCTGCGCGTATTGCAGCTGGTCCTGGAAGACGACCAGTGCCGCGTCCTTCTTGGCTTCGCCGGTGACCGGCAGTGCGATATCGCCGCGGGCCGGCAGGTTGCCGAATTCGGGGAAGATACGGTCTTCCTGTTCGACGAAATATTCGAGAAGGCGGAAGGCTTCATCGGGGTGCTGGGTATTAGCCATGATGCCCCAGTTGAAACCGCCCAGTGCCGACGATTTCTGGTCGTCTTCGTTGATGGTGGGGAGCAGCGCCACGCCCCAATCGAACTTGGCGTCTTCCACCATGCGGTCGATTTCCCACGGGCCGGAAATGGCCATGGCAGCATTGCCGGAATTGAAGACGCCGGTCGAATCCCACTGGCCGAGGCTCAGCACGTCGCGGCTGGCATAGCCATTGTCGATCAGGCCCTTCCAGATATCGAGGACCTGGGCTGCGCCCTCGGTATTGACCTTGTTGGCGCCGCCACCCGACATCTGGATGATGGGGAGGAACTGGAAAGTGCCTTCTTCGCCGGCACGGGCCGAGAAAGTCACGCCATAGACGTTGTTGGCCGGGTCAGTGAGCTTGGCGGCATCTTCAGCCAGTTCAGCCCAGGTGCTGGGCGGCTCGGAGATCCCGGCCTTGGCGAAAAGGTCCTTGTTATAGAAGAGGCCGATTGTGTCGGTATATTTGGGCAGGCCATAAAGCTTGCCTTCCCAGGTCACGGAATTGAGCGGGCCTTCGAAATACTCGGCCTTGCTGATGATCTCCGAATTGGCGACGCGATCGGTGATGTCGAGCATGGCGCCGCGCGACGAGAAGAGCGCAAAATCGGGATTATCGAAGGAGACGATGTCGGGCGCATTGCCGGTCGCGAAGGCGCGCAGCGTTTCGTTGACGATCTCGTCAAAGGGAATGGCGCGATATTCGACGACGATGTCGTCATTGGCCTCGTCGAATTCCTTGGAGAAAGTGTCGGCAATGCCGGTCCGGTCGACACCGTCGATGGACCAGACTTTGAGCGTCACCTGTGCATAGGCGGGCGTGGCCGCGACCAATGCGCCAAAGGCGAGACCGGCTAATAGACCGAGCTTGGTAAACTGCATTATATCCTCCCTTGCGGCCTTGGCCGCGTCCTGTGCCGTTTTGGATTTCCTCTTTCCAGACGGCGCTTTCCTCCGCTGCCATGGGCACGCCAATGCCTGTGGCAGCACTCCCTAAACCTCCTGAAGCACCTCTTCTTCCGCGCGGTTCGCGACACGGTCGCTTCCGCAGGATTGGCGCAACACGAGCTTGCATGGCAGCGTGCGGATGCCCGGCTCGACCGGCTTGCCCTCGGCAAGGTCCAGGATCAGGCGTCCGGCTTCGCGGCCGAGTTCCTTGAGATTCATGTCGATCGTGGTGAGCGGCGGGCGCGTCGCCGCCGAGACGATTTCCCAATTGTCGAAACCGACCACCGAAACCTCGGCAGGCACATCGATGCCGCGCTCGCGCAGCGCATCGACGACGCCGCGGGCGATCTGGTCATTGCCGCAAAAAATGCCGTCTGGCCCATTGAGCTGTGCCCAAAGTTTTGCGACGGCCTCATGCCCCCAGGCTTCCGACCATGCGCCATACAGCACCTTGGCGTCTTGGCCCGCCGAAGCTCGGAAGGCCTCGGCGCGGTTCTGGACGGAGGCGAAGCTATCCGGCCCGGTGACATGGACGAGGCGGCGACGGCCATGGGCCAGCAGGTGCTCGGTGGCTTCCCGCGCACCTTGCCTATCGTCGGAAACCAGCGTCACTGCATCGGCCGGACCTTCAGTAAAGGCATAAACCACCGGCACGGGGAGATCGGACAGATCCACCGGCAGGCGGCGGTCGATGCGCTTGCCAGTGGCGATGATGCCATCGACCTGCTTGTCGAGCATGGCATCGACATGGATTTTGCCGAGCGCCGCATCGTCCTCGATCCCGCACAGGAAAACCGATACGCCCTGGTCGACCAGCGCTTCGTTGATGCCGGCCATCACCGGCAGGGTGAACCGGCCATAGGTGTCGTTGGTCAGAAGTCCGATAGTAAAGCTGCGCTGACGCGTCAGCGCCCGCGCCATGGCATTGGGCCGGAACCCCAGAGCGGTGGCCGTTTGTTTGACGCGGGTGCGTGTCGCCTCGGTCATCCTGCCAGTATCGTTGAGGGCCTTGGAAGCAGTCGCAACGCTGACGCCAGCCACGCGGGCGACGTCATAGATGCGAATGCGCTCAGCCTTTGCCACGTCGGCGTACCTCAAAGGAAAACCCTTTTCTCACTCTTGGTAAAACGGTTTCTCATATTTGGTCAATAGTCATACTTATATGTGGACAAAACTGCCGCCGCGGGCATTCTGCAGGTGTTTGAGCGCGTAAAGCTGCCCGGTCATTTCCAGTTCGTCGCGATAAACCGGATCGTGCCAGCCTTCGATGTCGATCGAGCCTGACCATCCAGCCAGACGCAGCTCGGAAATGATGTCGGTCCAGTTGCTGTCGCCAAAGCCGGGCGTGCGCATGAAGACGAAGGGCAGCTTGCCGAATATGCCGTGCTCGCGAATGACGTCCCAGCGGATGGTCGCGTCCTTGCCGTGCACGTGGAAAATCTTGTGCGCCCATTTGCGGATCTGCGGCAGCGGATCGATCAAGTAGACCATCTGATGGCAAGGCTCCCATTCGAGCCCGATGTTGTCCTGCGGCGTCTCGTTGAACATCAGCTCCCAGGCGTCGGGATTGTGGGCGATGTTCCAGTCGCCGGTCTGCCAATTGCCGTCCATGGCGCAATTTTCGAAGGCGATGCGGACGCCCTTGTCGGCAGCGCGCTGCGCCAGTTCGGTCCAGACCTTTCTGTATTGCGGCAGGCTGTCGGTCAGCGGCTTGCCCCGCACCCGGCCAGTGAAGCCAGCGACACAGGTGGCGCCGAAGTGGTGGGCGTTGTCGATGCAGTCCTTCCAGCCCTGGAGGGTCTGCCGGTCCATCTCCTGGTCTTCGAGCGGATTGCCGAACATGCCGATGGTCGAAATGGTGATGTCGCGATCCCCGATCGCATCGAGGCTGCGCTTGCCGAGTTCGGCAATGTCCTGGCCATTGGTGGTTTGCCAGAAAAAGGGCTCGAAGCTTTCAAAGCCCTGGTCGGCAATCTCGGCAATGCGCTCGGCGGCCTTGCCGGACGAGGCAGAAATCATGGTGCCGATGCGAATGGTTTTTGCAGGATCGCTCACTTGGTCTGTCCTAGGTCGATAGTGACGCGCTGGCCGGTTTTTGCGCTTTCGATCGCGGCAAAGACCATGGCGAGGCTCTTGATGTTGTCGGTAGAAACCGTTTCCGGCTGCCGACCGCTCTCGATGGCGTCGAGAAACTCGGCGATGACGCTGGCATGGCCGTGCGTCTGGTCCTCATCTGCCGGCGGCGGGACGTCCATGGTTTCAAGTTCGCGGAAAAAGCCGGTGTCGCTGGCGGCGACCTTGGCATCGAACCTTTCGTCTCCATCCCACAGCAGCGTGCCCTTACTGCCGACGACGCGCCATGAGCTCTCCCACGACGTGTTCGCGCCTTCCGCAGCCCAGGAGCCGCGATAGTTGAAGACGACATTGTCGGCAAATTCGAAGATCGCGTTGGCGGCAGCGCCGTGGCGGTACCAGGAGCCCGGCGGATTGGTCTCGAGGCAATAAACCGCCTCAGGCAACTTCCCTGACATGAAGCGCGCGGCATCCAGCGTATGGATGGCCATGTCGAGCAGCAGCACGTTTTCCATCTCGTCGCGAAAGCCGCCGAAATGGGCGCCGATGAAGAAGTCGCAGTTGAGGCTCGCGAGCTCGCCGATGGCGCCGCTCTCGATCAGCCGGCGAATGCGCCGCACGCCCGAGATGAAGCGCCGGTTCTGCACCACCGCATGAACGCGCCCGGCCGCCTCGGCCTCGGCGATCATTTTTCGACCCTCGTCGAGACTCGTCGCCATCGGCTTTTCGCTCAGGACGTGGCAGCCATGGCGGAGGCCGGTCGCCACCACACCGTCGCGGGCCGCCGGGATGACAACGTCGAACAGGAGATCGGGCTTGGTCTTCTCCAGCACGGCATCCAGGTCGGTCCCGACCACCGCTTCTGCCAAGCCGAACTCCGCCGCCCGCGCCTCTGCTGTCGCGCGGTGGAGATCGACCAGGCCCACGACCTTCACCCGCCCCTGCAGCAGCGGGTGCTCGGAAATAGCCGACAACCAGCCTTTGGACATGCCGCCGCAACCGGCTAGCACCGCCGTAAACACCAAGATTTCCTCCCTGGGCCTCGCGCGCCTGCCATCTATCGCAGCTTTCGGCACAATGTCCCGTAAACGTTTACGACGCTATTCTTGGCAGACCAGACGTGTCAATACGAAATCGTAAACGTTTCTGGAGCCAACCAGAACGGTGGAGATCCTTGTGGAAATGACCGGCATCAGGCGTCTCGCGCAGGAGCTCAACGTCTCGATTGGCACGGTGTCGCGCGCCCTGAATGGCAAACCGGACGTCAACGAGGAAACGCGCAAACGCGTGCTCGAAACCGCCGCCGCCATGGGCTATGTCGCCAACCAGGCCGGCCGCGCCCTGCGAAAAGGTTCGACGGGCGTCATCGGCTTCATGATGCAGACCGGCCACGAAATCACCGGCGAGGGCGACGTCTTCTTCATGAGCGTTTTCGATGGCGTGCAGACCGTCTTCGCCCGCCATCAGCTCGACCTCGTCGCCCTCCTTTGCTCATCGGAAGAAGATCCGGACGCCTACATGCAGCGCGTCGTCGCCCGCGGTTTTGCCGATGCCCTGATCATCTCGGCGACCAAGCGCGAGGATCATCGCATCGATTTTCTCGCCAGCCGCAACATCCCGTTCATTGCGCTAGGCCGGTCCGAAACCGATGCCGGCCATCCCTGGCTCGACCTCGACTTCGAAGGCATGGCGGAAGTCGGTGTATCAAGGCTAATCGACAAAGGGCATCGCCGGATCGGCATTTCGGCGCCGCTTGATGACACCAATCTGGGCTTTGTTCTGGTGGATGCCTATCAAGAAGTGCTGGCTCGACACGGCATTCAGTTCGACCCTGACCTTGTGTTCCGCGCTAACCCGAACGAGCGCGGGGGCCATGCCATTGCTCATGCCATTGCCGCTATGCCGGACGATCGGCGTCCCACTGGAATTTTGCTGACCAACGAGGTCATGTCCCTTGGGCTTTACAATGGTCTATACGAGGTTGGTCTCCCCCCCGGGCAAGCCATTGCCGTTATAGGCCGAAACAGTCCGCAGGCGCATTTTCTTGTTCCGAAGCTGACCTGTTTCACGCTGTCCTTGCGCGAACTCGGCATATCCTTGGCAGAAGCGCTATTGGCGACCATGCCGGGTTTTCGGGAGCACTATCCGCTAGGCACCGTCCGAAATGTCGTATCGTTAGAGCTTTTGGTCGGTGAGAGCGACGACCTTGTCGTGGAGACTGGTTCGCCCCGTCCTGCTTGACCCAAGATCACACGTCAGCGCCCAAACCTGCTGAAAGCTGCATGCCGAGAGCGGATACTGGCCGGCACTCTAAGCTACGCCATTTTAGACCACCTTTAGCGCAGCCTGCGTGTTTGCTCTACTATGCCCGCGACAGCGCGATACATGCTGGCCGTGGTGTCGCCGGTAACAATCGCGCCCAGCAATGGCGCCGCAACACCAATGTCCTTTAGAGCCGCCGCGTCCTCGGGCGTGAGTTGAAGCTGGCTTGGTACAATAACAGGAACGTCCACCGCATCGACGATCTCGCGGTATTTCTGCAGATCAGCGTCCGACATGTTTGTACGATAACGTTCGAACGGCATGATCGAGGCTTCGATGATGCAGCCGGGAATGGCGGCAATCCTGCTCACATCTTGCGCACCGCTGGTGGAGGCGAGTGCCGGCATTGGCCGCAGCTTGGACCGGAGCAAGTGTGGCTGCAGGTGGTCGACATAGACGTTGAAGCCTTTAAACCCCAAGTCATGGAGCGCGTCCATCTCCCCTTCGGTCGGGACGGTTTCCTGGCCGGCCATAACCAGCAGCGGGCAGCCGAGCTTGCTCAGTTCTTCAAAGAATGGGCGCTCCTCAGTAAAAGAGCCAAAGGTGGTTCCCGTAGCGCGGTGATAGGCGTTGAGATGGGTCTTGATGGCCGTGGCACCGGCGTCGAGCGCCGCCTTGGCGAGATCGAGATCATGGCGTGCCAGCGAAACGATCACCGGAAAGCTGCCGTCGACCAGCGAGCGATAAAACGGGGTCTCGGCGTACATCAGTTGATCCTTTGACCCTGAGCATCGAAAAGGTGGATGGAGGAGAGGTCGGGCTGGATGCGGATGGTTTGGCCTGGTGCAACGCCGATCCGCTCGCGGAACACACCGATAATCGTGTGCTCGCCCAGAGTCATGGTGACCTGGGTTTCCGAGCCGGTGGGCTCGATCAGCAGGACCCTGGCTTCAAGGCCTGCAGGATCAAGCATCAGATGTTCTGGCCTTATGCCATAGCTTGCCTGTCCAGCGGCGGCTACGCCCTCTGACAGCGGCAGGGTGACGCCCGCGGCCAGAAAACCCTCCGGGCCGATGCTGCCGCCGATTATGTTCATGGCCGGTGAGCCAATGAATCCTGCGACGAAGAGATTAGCGGGACGGTCGTAAAGCTCCAGCGGAGCTCCGATCTGCTCCACTCGGCCGGCATTCATCACCACAATGCGATCTGCCATGGTCATGGCTTCGATCTGGTCATGCGTCACATAGACAGTGGTGACACCGAGCCGCTGATGGAGGCCTTTGATCTCGCCGCGCATGACGACGCGCAGCTTGGCATCGAGATTGGAAAGTGGCTCGTCGAACAAGAACACCTGCGGGTTGCGCACGATGGCGCGGCCCATGGCGACACGCTGCCGCTGGCCGCCGGAAAGCTGGCGCGGATAGCGGTCGAGCAGGTGCGAAAGATCGAGGATATCGGCCGCCCATTTCACCCGCTCGGCGATCTCGCTCTTGGAGGCGCCGCGGTGTTCGAGCGAGAAGCCCATATTGGTGGCGACGGTCATATGCGGATAGAGCGCATAGTTCTGGAACACCATGGCGATGTCGCGATCCTTCGGCTCGAGGTCGTTGACCACCCGATCGCCGATGGCGATTTCGCCCGAGGTGATGGTTTCCAGCCCAGCGATCATGCGCAGCAAGGTTGACTTGCCGCAGCCGGACGGTCCGACCAGGACGATGAACTCGCCATCGGCGATCTCGACGTCGATGCCATGCAGCACATTGACATCGCCATAGGACTTGCGCGCGGCGGAAAGGGTAACGGGTGCCATGGGATCAGCCTTTCAGACCGGTATGAGCAAGACCTTCGACGAACTGTTTCTGCGCCACGATGAAGACCAGCAGCACCGGGATAGCCGTCATGGTGGCGGCCGCCAGCTGGATGTTCCACATGGCGCCGCCATAGGCGTCGGTGAACTGGGTCAGCGCCTGTGGCAGGGTGAACATGTGGGTGGAGGACAGGAACACGATTGGCTCGAGATAGAGGTTCCAGGAGTGGAGGAAGGTGAAGATGGCCACCGCGCCGAGCGCCGGCTTGGCGAGCGGCAGGGCTATGGTCCAAAAGATCTTGAAGCGGCCAAGGCCATCGACGCGGGCGGCTTCCTCGAGCTCGCCGGGCAGCGAGATAAAGAACTGGCGCATGACGAAGGTGGCAAACACCGACGGCGCACCAAAGATCGGCACAAGGATCAGCGGCCAATGGGTATTGATCATGTTCCAGCCCAAAAACATCTGGAACAGCGGCACGATGGTGACTTCGGAGGGGATCAGCAGGCCCAGGAGGACCACCATGAATAGGGCATTGCTGAAGGGAAACTTGATCCGGGCAAAGGCGTAGCCAGCCATGGATGAGACCACCATGGTGCCGACGGTGACGATCGCGGCGATATAGGCCGAGTTCCAATACTGCCTTCCGAACGGCTGCAGTTCGAAGACGCGCTGATAGGTCAACCAGTCGAAGCGGCGCGGCCAGAGGTCCGGCGGAAAGGCGAAGATGTCGCTGATCGGCTTGACCGACGAGGTGATCATCCACCACGTCGGAAAAACGAAGGGGATCAGCAGCACGCACATGAGGCCGTAAAGGGCGACCTTGGCGCGGGGCGAAAGCTCAGTTTTCATAGAAGACGATCCGCTTGCGCATCTGCCACTGGATAAAGGTGAGCACCGCGACGATCAGGAAGAGAAGGATCGACAGGGTCGAGCCATAGCCGAAGAAGTTGAACTGGAAAGCCTGCTGGTAGAGGTAATAGACCAGCACTGTTGTGGAGACGCCGGGCCCGCCCTTGGTCAAGATCGCGATCTGGGCAAAGACCTGGAGCGACCCCACGATGGTGATGATCGAGGTCAGAAGGATCGTCGGCGAGATCATCGGCAGGGTGATGCGGCGGAATTGCTTGAAGCGACCTGCCCCGTCGACGCGTGCGGCCTCGTAGAGTTCCTTGGGCACGCCTTGGAGGGCTGCAAGGAACAGGATCATGTTGAGGCCAACGTTCTTGAGCACCTGCACCACGACCACCGAGACCATGGCGGTTGACGGGAGGCGCAGCCAATTGGGGCCCTCGATGCCGATCATGGCCAGCATGCCGTTGATGCCGCCATTGGCCTGCAGCAGAAAGCTCCAGACGATGGTCCAGGCGACCAGCGACACAACCACTGGCGAAAAGAATAGCGTGCGGAAGACGACGATGCCTTTGAGCTTTTGGTCGAGCAGCACGGCTAATAGCAGCGCCAGGCTCATGTTGAGGACGACGAGGCCGGCAGAAAACACGGCGGATGCCCAGAGCACCTGCGGCAGGTTGGGATCACGCAGCAGGAGCTGGTAATTGGCATCGCCGACAAAGGTGAAGGTGTTGGCGAGCACGTTCCATTCGTGCAGCGAATAGTAAAAGACCAGACCCAGCGGGATCAGCACGAAAGTAATGATGCCCAGCAATTGCGGCGCGATGAACAGATAGCCTGCTGCGGCGTCGCGGCGGTGCATCGTCCAGAACGCTGGCTTACGCTTCGTGTCGATCGGCTGAGACATAGTTGGTCCTCAGGTCTAGCTTGGGTTCCACCGCGCCGCCGAGACAGCGCGGTGGAAGAACAGGATGGGAGCTGACCTGTTCTGATGGGCGCGCCTTAGCGCATCAGCAGCGGGTTGATGCTGGTGCAGACATTGCCCAGCACGGCAGGCACGTCGGCATCGGCGACCCAAAGGGCGTCGAGAGCGGCGCGCACGCTTTGCTGGATCTGGGCAAAGTTGGTGCGCCCGGCGATCACCTGGCCATTGGTGATGCCGTTGACCACCACGGTTTCGATCTGCTCAGGCGTCAACAGCGGATTGGTGGCGGACAGCGTTTCAGTGTTGAGAAGGCTTGCGCGGGCCGGCGGGAAGAACTGGGCCAGCTTCTGGCTGTTTTCCGGATTGGTCATGTAAGCGAGAAATTCGACCGCCGTTTCGGTGTTGGGGCGATTGGCGAAGACGCCGACGCCGGCCTGGCCAACCACGGAATAGGACCCCGCCGGACCTTCCGGCAGCGGCACCAGATCCCAATCGAAACCATCCTGCGGCAGCAGCGACGCACGCGAAATCTGCGTCACGGTCATTGCAGCATCACCGGCAAAGAAGTCGACGTTTTCGCCTGGACCCGGGATCGAGCCATCGACGAAGACTGCATTGTGGAAGGCTGTCATGGCGTCGATCATCGGCTGATCAGCGAAGGTGCAGGTCTTGCCGTCGGCGCTCCAGCTATCGGCGCCCCATCCACGCCAGAACGAGGTGAGGTTCTGCCAGGTCTGGTAGTTGAAATCGCGGATCACAAGGCCTTCATTGCCTGCATCGGCTACGGCCTTGGCAGTGGCAAGAGCGTTGTCCCAGTTCCATTCACCGGCTTCGATCAGCTCAGCAGGCGTGCGGGCGCCTGCTGCAGTGATGAGGTCGTTGTTGGAAAAGACGGCGAATGGCGAGGTCGAGAACGGATAGGCATAGAGCTGGCCCTCGCGGGTCCACAGGGCCGTTGCGCTTTCGGTGACGTCGTCGAGTTCGTAGCCATCGGTGGCGCCGAAAGCGTCGGTCAACGGCGCGAGGGCATTGGAGGTGACGAAATCGGCAGCGCTGGTCTCAAAAATCCAGGCCAGGTCAGGTGCGTTGCCGCCAGCGATCTGGGTGGTCAGCGTCGTGGTGTAGTTTTCGAACGGCAGCGGCTCGAAAGTGACGGAAACGTTGGGGTGCGTTTCCGTAAAGCCTGCGGCGATCTCGTTGAAGAGGGCCAGGTGCGCTTCGTTGGCGCTCCAGATGGTCATGCGCAGGTTGACTGCATCCTGCGCCCAAGCAGTGCCGGACGCTGCAAGCGGCAGCAAAATGGCAGCCAGTGCAGCTGTGTTCTTGAGATAGGCGAATTTGGACATGTGTTCCTCCTGTTGTCCCTTGATTAGTAGCCGCGCACGTCCGGCCAGCGGATCTCGATCCCCTCGCGATAGAGCTGGGCCTGGAAGTCTTCGAGCTTGGCGTCCTCGGCCTGCACCTGGTGCGGCGTCAGGCCGTTGTTGAGGCAGTGCGCGGCGAGCAGACCGGCCACTTCGCCCACGTTCCACTCCACGGGATGGAGCCGGTAGCAACCGTTGGTGATGTGGGTCGTGCCCATGTTCTTGCCGCCGGCGAGCAGGTTCTTGACCCGGCGCGGCAGGAGCGACCCCAGCGGAATTTCGAAGGGGGCGGACTCGACATCGACATAGTTGTCGCCACCCGTCGATGGATGAAGGTCGATGCGGTACATGCCGATGCCGACGCTGTCGCGGTAATGCTTGGACAGCGCATTGCCGTGGATGGTCATCGACACGTCCTGCTCGACGATGCGCGTCACCGGCAGAATGCGGCGGCTTTCGCGAATATAGGGGGCCATGGCGAGGCCATGGTCGGTGCCGGTGACGTCGCCGCGCAGGCGCAGACCCGGGAAGCCCTGCCCGCCATCAACCCGCGGCGCCTCGGTCTGCAGCCAATAGAACATGGAATAGGAAAGCTCGGCTGCACGCTTGAGATGCGCCGCCTTTTCCTCTTCCGACACGTCGATAATGGTGTGTTCCATGTAGTCGATCATCGGCCAGTTCACGAGGCAGATGTCGGACTGGTAGGCGCCGGGTAGAAAATTGCGGCGCGCGGCAATGCGGCGGAAGGTCCAGAGATTGCCATCGCCCGGATTGCGGCGCTGGTCGGCGTCGACCAGGGTCGGATCATCATCGGGATTGGGCGTAAAGCTGCGCGTTGTCAGCTCCAGCGTGCGCGGATGCGGCGCCGTGAAACTGACCAGCGGCGCACCCCAGAAATCGGGCTGATACTTGCGCCAGAATTCGTAGTTTTCCGGCTTGTCGATCACCTGGTTGCCATCGACATGGTCGACGGCAAAACAGACGGAGACTGCCTGGACATTGTCTGGTTGCGCCACGGCGGGAGCACTGGGTTCGCCGGTGTCGGACTGCGCTTC includes:
- a CDS encoding carbohydrate ABC transporter permease: MTRTYTPWLLLVVALALAAIYLFPLYWMYVTSIKSGSEIFANPPTFWPVNPNLGVFADVWTRRTMPTYLWNSVLIAGGVTLITVVLGTGCAYVLARYRNPWIDVGLFAILMLQVLPASVMITPLFVGFNQIGLLNFPRTAVVLAAAAKAMPFFVVLVRATFMSVPRELEEAALVDGNSRVGAFFNIVLPLARNGILVCAILTFMSAFGEYIYSKSIIQNPSQQPASVGLSGFLGPNSTDWNAIMAYSAIYVTPILVAFVILQRRIVSGLTSGALK
- a CDS encoding carbohydrate ABC transporter permease, which gives rise to MSRYFSGLRDGIGFDIILVGAALLFLLALAGAPLVYNVLMSFQQVDMFTLGSLFRPAVGFDNYVAVVQQPEFWLVTRNTLIFVFGSMTGQFVLGFALALFFAQNFPGASTIRGLFLVSWVMPGLVVGGIWSLILAGDYGVLNVILRSFGIIGSNVFWKSDPNFSIWAVIIANIWLGLAFNMLLLSVGLAAIPRDLYEAAELDGANAFQRFWTITLPMMRSTIGAVLSLGLIGTLQQFDLFPALTEGGPANTSNVAGYWSWQLSFQLYDFAKGATVSVMMFLLVLFASVIYVRSTRHEVRG
- a CDS encoding ABC transporter substrate-binding protein, which gives rise to MQFTKLGLLAGLAFGALVAATPAYAQVTLKVWSIDGVDRTGIADTFSKEFDEANDDIVVEYRAIPFDEIVNETLRAFATGNAPDIVSFDNPDFALFSSRGAMLDITDRVANSEIISKAEYFEGPLNSVTWEGKLYGLPKYTDTIGLFYNKDLFAKAGISEPPSTWAELAEDAAKLTDPANNVYGVTFSARAGEEGTFQFLPIIQMSGGGANKVNTEGAAQVLDIWKGLIDNGYASRDVLSLGQWDSTGVFNSGNAAMAISGPWEIDRMVEDAKFDWGVALLPTINEDDQKSSALGGFNWGIMANTQHPDEAFRLLEYFVEQEDRIFPEFGNLPARGDIALPVTGEAKKDAALVVFQDQLQYAQPRGPHPEWQKISKAIYDAEQQALTGQMPAMDALNQAQTTIDTIFKQ
- a CDS encoding LacI family DNA-binding transcriptional regulator produces the protein MAKAERIRIYDVARVAGVSVATASKALNDTGRMTEATRTRVKQTATALGFRPNAMARALTRQRSFTIGLLTNDTYGRFTLPVMAGINEALVDQGVSVFLCGIEDDAALGKIHVDAMLDKQVDGIIATGKRIDRRLPVDLSDLPVPVVYAFTEGPADAVTLVSDDRQGAREATEHLLAHGRRRLVHVTGPDSFASVQNRAEAFRASAGQDAKVLYGAWSEAWGHEAVAKLWAQLNGPDGIFCGNDQIARGVVDALRERGIDVPAEVSVVGFDNWEIVSAATRPPLTTIDMNLKELGREAGRLILDLAEGKPVEPGIRTLPCKLVLRQSCGSDRVANRAEEEVLQEV
- a CDS encoding sugar phosphate isomerase/epimerase family protein; this translates as MSDPAKTIRIGTMISASSGKAAERIAEIADQGFESFEPFFWQTTNGQDIAELGKRSLDAIGDRDITISTIGMFGNPLEDQEMDRQTLQGWKDCIDNAHHFGATCVAGFTGRVRGKPLTDSLPQYRKVWTELAQRAADKGVRIAFENCAMDGNWQTGDWNIAHNPDAWELMFNETPQDNIGLEWEPCHQMVYLIDPLPQIRKWAHKIFHVHGKDATIRWDVIREHGIFGKLPFVFMRTPGFGDSNWTDIISELRLAGWSGSIDIEGWHDPVYRDELEMTGQLYALKHLQNARGGSFVHI